The following are encoded in a window of Vigna unguiculata cultivar IT97K-499-35 chromosome 8, ASM411807v1, whole genome shotgun sequence genomic DNA:
- the LOC114195383 gene encoding uncharacterized protein LOC114195383 isoform X4: MSFRLLIAYENGLMVLWDASKDRIVLMRNHKDIKLKRKIVASYANGPRPQLSNDKLEHEEQEKEISSLSWASSDGSVVVVGYVDGDILFWDFSSADFPQDKQVKTLSNDVVKLQLLSADTRLPITVLYWLANNKGGKLFVYGGCEIGSEEVLTVLSIDWSGGLENLRCTGRFDVTLHGSFADMVLLCRDCHTEGASNVLSVLTSPGQLDIYGNDCLSSLMSQKEKKTSVPTVQYPIVVPTLEPHMTTARLDVVCQDVKPFKALFKILEAGKHHSIQNQKSIATKWPLTGGVPGLPFKENHPIIQIYIAGYQDGSVQIWDATYPALSLAYNIKSEVGDVKIGNASAPVSALGFCPDTLHLSVGDESGVVRLYALIRSSNTTSLHFVTENGTEAVHDTHQGDGPNCKALFTLQKSAVYGLHFANHGRRLIVGYEHGQVAMLDISSSTVLFLTKTESNTSAVVSMNAIFSDSRSSNTQDSVSDISDNPGMGLVYVVTRDAHFVAIDAVTGNIVCSKTISPRVKSNAISMYIIDRSTSTLPAEKLSPNSPRKSDSAMQPNVQSENAQVKVETATTVENSYCGQILSNSLILLCYESELSIHTSNFVFEGSSNYFRKVDLVQRCCWTTIFKKNEKECVLALLYQRGNIELRSLPALEVLGEISLMSILRWNLEINMEKTICSSSNGKIILVNGNETACISLLKCENELWIPESFPCLHDEVLAAAVDATASLSQNQNERQGASGIFVNIAKNFKAGKADHNANQAVHTDRLENLKQLFSTPPFLKSSSSTVDNQDPFSLDIDDIQIDEVVVFSSPKKIHIDNRDKGKETDRPTLFEKGTDILKIFNDKGKATDRQKLFEDASTDSKPRARTTEEIKAKYRKTGTGDASAAAALARDKLLERQQKLQLLNERTEELQNGAQDFASMATELAKRMENRKWWQL, encoded by the exons ATGAGTTTTAG ATTGCTAATTGCATATGAAAATGGTTTGATGGTACTCTGGGATGCTTCTAAAGATCGAATTGTTCTCATGAGAAACCACAAAGACAtcaaattaaagagaaaaatcgTGGCTAGTTATGCAAATGGCCCTAGGCCTCAGCTTTCTAATGATAAACTAGAGCATGAAGAGCAGGAAAAGGAGATAAGCTCTCTATCTTGGGCATCTAGTGATGGAtcagttgttgttgttggttatGTAGATGGTGATATATTGTTTTGGGATTTTTCAAGTGCTGACTTCCCCCAAGATAAACAAGTCAAAACATTGTCGAATGATGTTGTCAAGCTTCAATTATTGTCAGCTGACACAAGACTCCCTATTACTGTTCTATACTGGTTAGCCAATAACAAGGGGGGGAAACTTTTTGTCTATGGTGGCTGTGAGATTGGGTCTGAAGAAGTTCTGACG GTTTTGAGCATTGATTGGTCCGGTGGACTTGAAAATCTAAGGTGTACCGGCCGCTTTGATGTTACTCTTCATGGTTCTTTTGCTGATATGGTCTTGTTATGTCGTGATTGCCATACTGAGGGAGCTTCTAATGTGCTATCTGTATTGACAAGTCCTGGACAACTGGATATTTATGGCAATGATTGTCTGTCTTCTTTGATGTCccagaaagaaaagaagacttCTGTTCCCACAGTGCAGTATCCAATCGTCGTACCCACTCTTGAACCACACATGACAACTGCAAGGCTTGATGTGGTATGTCAAGATGTAAAGCCATTTAAAGCCTTGTTCAAG ATTCTTGAAGCTGGAAAGCATCATTCAATACAAAATCAGAAAAGTATTGCTACAAAGTGGCCTTTGACTGGTGGTGTTCCAGGTCTTCCTTTCAAAGAAAACCATCCTATCATTCAAATATACATAGCTGGTTACCAAGATGGATCTGTTCAGATATGGGATGCCACATATCCTGCTTTGTCACTTGCTTACAATATAAAATCTGAG GTTGGTGATGTTAAAATTGGCAATGCAAGTGCGCCAGTGTCAGCATTGGGCTTTTGCCCTGATACTCTACATCTCTCTGTTGGTGATGAAAGTGGTGTT GTACGTCTATATGCTCTAATAAGAAGCTCAAATACCACATCTTTACACTTCGTGACAGAAAATGGAACTGAAG CAGTTCATGACACGCATCAAGGGGATGGACCTAATTGCAAAGCTTTGTTTACCCTTCAAAAGTCTGCTGTATACGGTTTACACTTTGCAAACCATGGAAGAAGACTTATTGTTGGGTATGAACATGGGCAG GTGGCTATGCTTGATATCAGTTCATCAACAGTTTTGTTTCTCACGAAAACTGAATCTAACACTTCGGCAGTTGTTTCTATGAATGCAATATTTTCAGACAGTCGCTCGAGTAATACACAGGATTCTGTATCTGATATTTCTGACAATCCTGGAATGGGGCTAGTCTATGTTGTGACAAGGGATGCACACTTTGTTGCGATAGATGCTGTGACAGGGAATATAGTTTGCAGTAAAACAATTAGCCCCAGAGTAAAATCAAATGCAATTTCAATGTATATTATAG ACCGTAGCACTTCTACCCTACCCGCTGAAAAATTATCCCCCAACTCCCCTCGGAAGAGTGATTCTGCAATGCAACCTAACGTCCAATCTGAAAATGCACAAGTTAAAGTTGAAACTGCTACTACCGTAGAAAATTCATATTGTGGGCAGATATTATCGAACTCACTCATTTTACTTTGTTATGAGAGCGAGTTGAGCATACACACTTCAAATTTTGTGTTTGAG GGTAGTAGTAACTACTTTCGCAAGGTGGACCTTGTACAACGATGCTGCTGGACTACAatctttaagaaaaatgaaaaagagtgTGTTCTGGCACTTCTGTATCAAAGAGGGAACATTGAATTAAG GTCCTTGCCAGCTTTGGAAGTGTTAGGAGAAATTTCTTTAATGTCAATACTCAGATGGAACTTGGAAATTAACATGGAGAAGACAATATGTTCTTCGTCAAATGGAAAAATTATCCTG GTCAATGGGAATGAAACTGCCTGCATATCACTATTGAAATGTGAAAATGAGCTCTG GATTCCAGagtcttttccttgtcttcatGATGAAGTTCTTGCAGCTGCAGTAGATGCTACAGCAAGTCTATCtcaaaaccaaaatgaaagacaG GGAGCATCCGGCATCTTTGTTAACATAGCTAAGAACTTTAAAGCGGGGAAAGCAGATCACAATGCAAATCAAGCAGTTCATACTGATAGattggaaaatttaaaacaattattctCTACTCCCCCTTTCTTAAAGTCTTCCTCAAGCACAGTAGATAACCAAGATCCATTTTCTCTTGACATAG ATGACATTCAAATTGATGAAGTTGTAGTCTTTTCATCTCCAAAGAAAATCCATATTGACAACAGAG ATAAAGGGAAAGAAACAGACAGACCGACATTATTTGAGAAAGGAACGGACATactgaaaatatttaatgataaagGGAAAGCCACGGACAGGCAGAAATTATTTGAAGATGCAAGCACAGACTCGAAACCAAGAGCTAGAACAACTGAAGAAATTAAAGCTAAATACAGAAAGACGGGGACGGGG GATGCCTCAGCAGCAGCTGCACTTGCAAGGGATAAACTTCTAGAGCGCCAACAAAAGCTCCAG TTGCTCAACGAACGCACTGAGGAGTTACAAAATGGGGCGCAAGACTTTGCATCCATGGCAACTGAACTTGCTAAAAGAATGGAAAATCGTAAATGGTGGCAGTTATGA
- the LOC114195383 gene encoding syntaxin-binding protein 5 isoform X5 produces MFSRLFNKLQAEQNPQDVVHPSANFDPQVVFHYGVPSTASILAFDHFQNLLAMGTLDGRIKVCGGDNIEGILISPKQAPFKNLEFLENQGFLASVSNDNEIQVWDLKSKQIASALQWESIITAFSVIYGTSYMYVGTEYGMVYVLMFDSEDRKIKILPYYVPTNVISEAAGMSLDQVSVVRVLHQPCSDGNRLLIAYENGLMVLWDASKDRIVLMRNHKDIKLKRKIVASYANGPRPQLSNDKLEHEEQEKEISSLSWASSDGSVVVVGYVDGDILFWDFSSADFPQDKQVKTLSNDVVKLQLLSADTRLPITVLYWLANNKGGKLFVYGGCEIGSEEVLTVLSIDWSGGLENLRCTGRFDVTLHGSFADMVLLCRDCHTEGASNVLSVLTSPGQLDIYGNDCLSSLMSQKEKKTSVPTVQYPIVVPTLEPHMTTARLDVVCQDVKPFKALFKILEAGKHHSIQNQKSIATKWPLTGGVPGLPFKENHPIIQIYIAGYQDGSVQIWDATYPALSLAYNIKSEVGDVKIGNASAPVSALGFCPDTLHLSVGDESGVVRLYALIRSSNTTSLHFVTENGTEAVHDTHQGDGPNCKALFTLQKSAVYGLHFANHGRRLIVGYEHGQVAMLDISSSTVLFLTKTESNTSAVVSMNAIFSDSRSSNTQDSVSDISDNPGMGLVYVVTRDAHFVAIDAVTGNIVCSKTISPRVKSNAISMYIIDRSTSTLPAEKLSPNSPRKSDSAMQPNVQSENAQVKVETATTVENSYCGQILSNSLILLCYESELSIHTSNFVFEGSSNYFRKVDLVQRCCWTTIFKKNEKECVLALLYQRGNIELRSLPALEVLGEISLMSILRWNLEINMEKTICSSSNGKIILVNGNETACISLLKCENELWIPESFPCLHDEVLAAAVDATASLSQNQNERQMTFKLMKL; encoded by the exons ATGTTCTCTCGATTATTCAACAAATTACAAGCGGAACAAAATCCTCAG GACGTGGTGCACCCGTCGGCGAATTTCGATCCGCAAGTTGTTTTTCACTATGGCGTTCCTTCTACCGCGTCTATTCTTGCTTTTGATCACTTCCAAAACCTATTGGCAATGGGAACACT CGATGGAAGGATAAAGGTGTGCGGTGGCGACAATATTGAAGGGATTCTGATCTCTCCCAAGCAAGCACCCTTCAAGAACTTAGAG TTCTTGGAAAACCAAGGTTTCCTTGCCAGCGTCTCAAATGATAATGAAATACAG GTTTGGGATTTGAAAAGCAAACAAATTGCTTCTGCCTTGCAGTGGGAATCCATCATAACTGCTTTCTCTGTTATTTATGGCACCAGTTACAT GTATGTTGGAACTGAGTATGGGATGGTATATGTGTTGATGTTCGATTCTGAAgacagaaaaattaaaatattgccCTATTATGTTCCCACAAATGTTATATCTG AAGCAGCTGGAATGTCACTTGATCAGGTTTCAGTTGTCAGAGTTCTCCATCAACCATGTTCTGATGGAAACAG ATTGCTAATTGCATATGAAAATGGTTTGATGGTACTCTGGGATGCTTCTAAAGATCGAATTGTTCTCATGAGAAACCACAAAGACAtcaaattaaagagaaaaatcgTGGCTAGTTATGCAAATGGCCCTAGGCCTCAGCTTTCTAATGATAAACTAGAGCATGAAGAGCAGGAAAAGGAGATAAGCTCTCTATCTTGGGCATCTAGTGATGGAtcagttgttgttgttggttatGTAGATGGTGATATATTGTTTTGGGATTTTTCAAGTGCTGACTTCCCCCAAGATAAACAAGTCAAAACATTGTCGAATGATGTTGTCAAGCTTCAATTATTGTCAGCTGACACAAGACTCCCTATTACTGTTCTATACTGGTTAGCCAATAACAAGGGGGGGAAACTTTTTGTCTATGGTGGCTGTGAGATTGGGTCTGAAGAAGTTCTGACG GTTTTGAGCATTGATTGGTCCGGTGGACTTGAAAATCTAAGGTGTACCGGCCGCTTTGATGTTACTCTTCATGGTTCTTTTGCTGATATGGTCTTGTTATGTCGTGATTGCCATACTGAGGGAGCTTCTAATGTGCTATCTGTATTGACAAGTCCTGGACAACTGGATATTTATGGCAATGATTGTCTGTCTTCTTTGATGTCccagaaagaaaagaagacttCTGTTCCCACAGTGCAGTATCCAATCGTCGTACCCACTCTTGAACCACACATGACAACTGCAAGGCTTGATGTGGTATGTCAAGATGTAAAGCCATTTAAAGCCTTGTTCAAG ATTCTTGAAGCTGGAAAGCATCATTCAATACAAAATCAGAAAAGTATTGCTACAAAGTGGCCTTTGACTGGTGGTGTTCCAGGTCTTCCTTTCAAAGAAAACCATCCTATCATTCAAATATACATAGCTGGTTACCAAGATGGATCTGTTCAGATATGGGATGCCACATATCCTGCTTTGTCACTTGCTTACAATATAAAATCTGAG GTTGGTGATGTTAAAATTGGCAATGCAAGTGCGCCAGTGTCAGCATTGGGCTTTTGCCCTGATACTCTACATCTCTCTGTTGGTGATGAAAGTGGTGTT GTACGTCTATATGCTCTAATAAGAAGCTCAAATACCACATCTTTACACTTCGTGACAGAAAATGGAACTGAAG CAGTTCATGACACGCATCAAGGGGATGGACCTAATTGCAAAGCTTTGTTTACCCTTCAAAAGTCTGCTGTATACGGTTTACACTTTGCAAACCATGGAAGAAGACTTATTGTTGGGTATGAACATGGGCAG GTGGCTATGCTTGATATCAGTTCATCAACAGTTTTGTTTCTCACGAAAACTGAATCTAACACTTCGGCAGTTGTTTCTATGAATGCAATATTTTCAGACAGTCGCTCGAGTAATACACAGGATTCTGTATCTGATATTTCTGACAATCCTGGAATGGGGCTAGTCTATGTTGTGACAAGGGATGCACACTTTGTTGCGATAGATGCTGTGACAGGGAATATAGTTTGCAGTAAAACAATTAGCCCCAGAGTAAAATCAAATGCAATTTCAATGTATATTATAG ACCGTAGCACTTCTACCCTACCCGCTGAAAAATTATCCCCCAACTCCCCTCGGAAGAGTGATTCTGCAATGCAACCTAACGTCCAATCTGAAAATGCACAAGTTAAAGTTGAAACTGCTACTACCGTAGAAAATTCATATTGTGGGCAGATATTATCGAACTCACTCATTTTACTTTGTTATGAGAGCGAGTTGAGCATACACACTTCAAATTTTGTGTTTGAG GGTAGTAGTAACTACTTTCGCAAGGTGGACCTTGTACAACGATGCTGCTGGACTACAatctttaagaaaaatgaaaaagagtgTGTTCTGGCACTTCTGTATCAAAGAGGGAACATTGAATTAAG GTCCTTGCCAGCTTTGGAAGTGTTAGGAGAAATTTCTTTAATGTCAATACTCAGATGGAACTTGGAAATTAACATGGAGAAGACAATATGTTCTTCGTCAAATGGAAAAATTATCCTG GTCAATGGGAATGAAACTGCCTGCATATCACTATTGAAATGTGAAAATGAGCTCTG GATTCCAGagtcttttccttgtcttcatGATGAAGTTCTTGCAGCTGCAGTAGATGCTACAGCAAGTCTATCtcaaaaccaaaatgaaagacaG ATGACATTCAAATTGATGAAGTTGTAG
- the LOC114195383 gene encoding syntaxin-binding protein 5 isoform X6 has protein sequence MFSRLFNKLQAEQNPQDVVHPSANFDPQVVFHYGVPSTASILAFDHFQNLLAMGTLDGRIKVCGGDNIEGILISPKQAPFKNLEFLENQGFLASVSNDNEIQVWDLKSKQIASALQWESIITAFSVIYGTSYMYVGTEYGMVYVLMFDSEDRKIKILPYYVPTNVISEAAGMSLDQVSVVRVLHQPCSDGNRLLIAYENGLMVLWDASKDRIVLMRNHKDIKLKRKIVASYANGPRPQLSNDKLEHEEQEKEISSLSWASSDGSVVVVGYVDGDILFWDFSSADFPQDKQVKTLSNDVVKLQLLSADTRLPITVLYWLANNKGGKLFVYGGCEIGSEEVLTVLSIDWSGGLENLRCTGRFDVTLHGSFADMVLLCRDCHTEGASNVLSVLTSPGQLDIYGNDCLSSLMSQKEKKTSVPTVQYPIVVPTLEPHMTTARLDVVCQDVKPFKALFKILEAGKHHSIQNQKSIATKWPLTGGVPGLPFKENHPIIQIYIAGYQDGSVQIWDATYPALSLAYNIKSEVGDVKIGNASAPVSALGFCPDTLHLSVGDESGVVRLYALIRSSNTTSLHFVTENGTEAVHDTHQGDGPNCKALFTLQKSAVYGLHFANHGRRLIVGYEHGQVAMLDISSSTVLFLTKTESNTSAVVSMNAIFSDSRSSNTQDSVSDISDNPGMGLVYVVTRDAHFVAIDAVTGNIVCSKTISPRVKSNAISMYIIDRSTSTLPAEKLSPNSPRKSDSAMQPNVQSENAQVKVETATTVENSYCGQILSNSLILLCYESELSIHTSNFVFEGSSNYFRKVDLVQRCCWTTIFKKNEKECVLALLYQRGNIELRSLPALEVLGEISLMSILRWNLEINMEKTICSSSNGKIILVNGNETACISLLKCENELCCSRCYSKSISKPK, from the exons ATGTTCTCTCGATTATTCAACAAATTACAAGCGGAACAAAATCCTCAG GACGTGGTGCACCCGTCGGCGAATTTCGATCCGCAAGTTGTTTTTCACTATGGCGTTCCTTCTACCGCGTCTATTCTTGCTTTTGATCACTTCCAAAACCTATTGGCAATGGGAACACT CGATGGAAGGATAAAGGTGTGCGGTGGCGACAATATTGAAGGGATTCTGATCTCTCCCAAGCAAGCACCCTTCAAGAACTTAGAG TTCTTGGAAAACCAAGGTTTCCTTGCCAGCGTCTCAAATGATAATGAAATACAG GTTTGGGATTTGAAAAGCAAACAAATTGCTTCTGCCTTGCAGTGGGAATCCATCATAACTGCTTTCTCTGTTATTTATGGCACCAGTTACAT GTATGTTGGAACTGAGTATGGGATGGTATATGTGTTGATGTTCGATTCTGAAgacagaaaaattaaaatattgccCTATTATGTTCCCACAAATGTTATATCTG AAGCAGCTGGAATGTCACTTGATCAGGTTTCAGTTGTCAGAGTTCTCCATCAACCATGTTCTGATGGAAACAG ATTGCTAATTGCATATGAAAATGGTTTGATGGTACTCTGGGATGCTTCTAAAGATCGAATTGTTCTCATGAGAAACCACAAAGACAtcaaattaaagagaaaaatcgTGGCTAGTTATGCAAATGGCCCTAGGCCTCAGCTTTCTAATGATAAACTAGAGCATGAAGAGCAGGAAAAGGAGATAAGCTCTCTATCTTGGGCATCTAGTGATGGAtcagttgttgttgttggttatGTAGATGGTGATATATTGTTTTGGGATTTTTCAAGTGCTGACTTCCCCCAAGATAAACAAGTCAAAACATTGTCGAATGATGTTGTCAAGCTTCAATTATTGTCAGCTGACACAAGACTCCCTATTACTGTTCTATACTGGTTAGCCAATAACAAGGGGGGGAAACTTTTTGTCTATGGTGGCTGTGAGATTGGGTCTGAAGAAGTTCTGACG GTTTTGAGCATTGATTGGTCCGGTGGACTTGAAAATCTAAGGTGTACCGGCCGCTTTGATGTTACTCTTCATGGTTCTTTTGCTGATATGGTCTTGTTATGTCGTGATTGCCATACTGAGGGAGCTTCTAATGTGCTATCTGTATTGACAAGTCCTGGACAACTGGATATTTATGGCAATGATTGTCTGTCTTCTTTGATGTCccagaaagaaaagaagacttCTGTTCCCACAGTGCAGTATCCAATCGTCGTACCCACTCTTGAACCACACATGACAACTGCAAGGCTTGATGTGGTATGTCAAGATGTAAAGCCATTTAAAGCCTTGTTCAAG ATTCTTGAAGCTGGAAAGCATCATTCAATACAAAATCAGAAAAGTATTGCTACAAAGTGGCCTTTGACTGGTGGTGTTCCAGGTCTTCCTTTCAAAGAAAACCATCCTATCATTCAAATATACATAGCTGGTTACCAAGATGGATCTGTTCAGATATGGGATGCCACATATCCTGCTTTGTCACTTGCTTACAATATAAAATCTGAG GTTGGTGATGTTAAAATTGGCAATGCAAGTGCGCCAGTGTCAGCATTGGGCTTTTGCCCTGATACTCTACATCTCTCTGTTGGTGATGAAAGTGGTGTT GTACGTCTATATGCTCTAATAAGAAGCTCAAATACCACATCTTTACACTTCGTGACAGAAAATGGAACTGAAG CAGTTCATGACACGCATCAAGGGGATGGACCTAATTGCAAAGCTTTGTTTACCCTTCAAAAGTCTGCTGTATACGGTTTACACTTTGCAAACCATGGAAGAAGACTTATTGTTGGGTATGAACATGGGCAG GTGGCTATGCTTGATATCAGTTCATCAACAGTTTTGTTTCTCACGAAAACTGAATCTAACACTTCGGCAGTTGTTTCTATGAATGCAATATTTTCAGACAGTCGCTCGAGTAATACACAGGATTCTGTATCTGATATTTCTGACAATCCTGGAATGGGGCTAGTCTATGTTGTGACAAGGGATGCACACTTTGTTGCGATAGATGCTGTGACAGGGAATATAGTTTGCAGTAAAACAATTAGCCCCAGAGTAAAATCAAATGCAATTTCAATGTATATTATAG ACCGTAGCACTTCTACCCTACCCGCTGAAAAATTATCCCCCAACTCCCCTCGGAAGAGTGATTCTGCAATGCAACCTAACGTCCAATCTGAAAATGCACAAGTTAAAGTTGAAACTGCTACTACCGTAGAAAATTCATATTGTGGGCAGATATTATCGAACTCACTCATTTTACTTTGTTATGAGAGCGAGTTGAGCATACACACTTCAAATTTTGTGTTTGAG GGTAGTAGTAACTACTTTCGCAAGGTGGACCTTGTACAACGATGCTGCTGGACTACAatctttaagaaaaatgaaaaagagtgTGTTCTGGCACTTCTGTATCAAAGAGGGAACATTGAATTAAG GTCCTTGCCAGCTTTGGAAGTGTTAGGAGAAATTTCTTTAATGTCAATACTCAGATGGAACTTGGAAATTAACATGGAGAAGACAATATGTTCTTCGTCAAATGGAAAAATTATCCTG GTCAATGGGAATGAAACTGCCTGCATATCACTATTGAAATGTGAAAATGAGCTCTG CTGCAGTAGATGCTACAGCAAGTCTATCtcaaaaccaaaatga